Proteins from a single region of Penaeus monodon isolate SGIC_2016 chromosome 29, NSTDA_Pmon_1, whole genome shotgun sequence:
- the LOC119591726 gene encoding tubulin-specific chaperone D-like (The sequence of the model RefSeq protein was modified relative to this genomic sequence to represent the inferred CDS: added 65 bases not found in genome assembly), whose product MAVDEEMEMQGSKEDTDAMEDNMGLSCTLDMFREHDQVQQLINSIDKAIATQFTAEKAFEEMKTILDLYQEQPHLLDPHLEGILGQLINIIRSRSQDQEVLSQAFKYLWLVTKVRGYKTIIKKLPHVQVKDLLPVLQLLETPEGSSDFYTSYVLLLWLSIIVYMPFNMMGFDATTMETNQHASKTVVERILLVIKTHLKSAQKSREMAAYLASRFITRPDLRDKYLPEFITYCFEVLDIDAESELHSVFHKLGVLRALGLIFKHGKREEMLPYSKDVLLRLIATKEISSSDTPVRKLSIKLIQRIGLTFLKPKIASWRYQRGSRSLSINIKGVSTEDGKAEKMEEEEDEEDEEVVGEVEEVIDSLLQGLKDKDTIVRWSAAKGIGRVTGRLPQEFGDEVVGAILELFSTRESDKAWHGGCLALAELARRGLLLPERLSAVAPVLEKALVYDELRGQYSVGSNIRDAACYLCWAFARAYHPDQMTPYVNKLAVGLLIVALFDREIPCRRAGSAAFQEHVGRQGTFPHGIEILTTVDYFAVGNRTNAFLNLSVEVGQYPSTHKQISLNQLIGEKVQSIWILIMEFLHQVMFLRLQLSIPSHHYSCTIIDIIIVIFSTCIFHAFKFFKFHSFKALHNLTALDPEYMSKTILPQLLTQTTGNILVTRHGAILAVAQIVHGLSLAAKKEGKLVQDVIGNDVLSGIRNIVPTLDDRKLYRGMGGEYMRQATAVLIEKCSLSAFPFHGEEILQKWHLLLEDCIVYVDENIRTAALEALPSFWSEYFRPTTEESSKWRDTLIARYTSGLITEKETQSLGFASALGCLPHPMITGKFDVVLSALIGATEITPNTASWARTRKEAICSVLRLVDTVGIKTDGKACDLVCKANLMQIYQALVKSLDDYTMDRRGDIGAWVREAALISLQTLTAKVVGVDPSLLTEDVVGEMMSRVCQQAVERIDRTRKVAGTAFAALLYSTPKVPHIPNTEQLEAIFPKDVCDKMNWASESSTFGLFIQLLDLPAYRSRVLLGVTYSAGGISANLSRYTSEALHTYLNARATKKDQLACFMETLLQLFASYQKVDRITLPLIKTIGDLLSSSAVLDVVLEEDNAFTSRLITLLKKECLRSTDYHKIAAVIAVLCELLRTEGASAKACLTQLSLFLGYQYPKVRAVTATSFLTALQDYSDRDIVPEEHLEEITNILEDTEWMDNMEEARKQRNNLCSLIGIAAPQPKKK is encoded by the exons ACAAGATCAAGAGGTCCTGAGCCAGGCCTTCAAGTACCTGTGGCTTGTCACCAAAGTCAGGGGTTACAAAACAATCATTAAGAAGTTACCACA TGTCCAGGTGAAAGACTTGCTCCCGGTGCTGCAGCTGTTAGAGACCCCCGAGGGAAGCTCTGATTTCTACACAAGCTATGTCCTTCTGCTGTGGCTCTCCATCATAGTTTATATGCCCTTTAACATGATGGGGTTCGATGCCACAACCATGGAAACGAACCAGCACGCCAGCAAAACGGTCGTGGAAAG gatCTTGTTAGTAATCAAGACACATTTGAAGTCCGCTCAAAAGTCACGGGAAATGGCTGCCTATTTAGCATCACGTTTTATAACCAGACCAGACTTGAGGGACAAATACCTGCCTGAATTTATTACTTATTGTTTTGAG GTGCTGGACATTGATGCCGAATCTGAGTTGCATTCAGTCTTTCACAAGCTGGGGGTGTTACGGGCTCTTGGGTTAATCTTTAagcatggaaagagagaggagatgctaCCGTACTCTAAGGATGTATTGCTGCGTCTTATAGCCACAAAGGAAATAAGCAGCAGCGACACCCCTGTAAGGAAGTTGTCGATTAAGCTCATTCAGCGCATTG GCCTGACTTTCCTGAAGCCAAAGATTGCGTCTTGGAGATACCAGCGGGGGAGCAGAAGCCTCTCCATCAACATCAAAGGTGTCTCTACGGAGGATGGCAA TTATAGATAGCTTATTGCAGGGGCTCAAGGATAAAGACACTATTGTAAG GTGGTCCGCAGCAAAGGGCATAGGACGTGTGACGGGCCGTTTGCCGCAGGAGTTCGGCGACGAGGTAGTGGGGGCCATCCTGGAGCTCTTTTCAACGCGAGAGTCGGACAAAGCCTGGCATGGGGGCTGCTTGGCTCTGGCTGAATTAG CTCGGAGAGGTCTGCTGCTTCCAGAGAGACTTTCAGCCGTTGCACCTGTTCTTGAGAAAGCTCTTGTCTATGATGAGCTCAGAGGACAGTATTCAGTCGGATCAAATATCAG AGATGCAGCGTGTTACCTGTGTTGGGCCTTTGCTAGAGCCTATCACCCTGACCAGATGACTCCTTACGTCAATAAGCTTGCTGTTGGCCTCCTCATTGTTGCCTTGTTTGACAGAGAG ATTCCATGCAGGCGAGCAGGATCAGCAGCCTTCCAAGAGCACGTAGGCCGGCAAGGCACCTTCCCCCACGGCATTGAGATCCTCACCACTGTTGACTACTTTGCAGTTGGCAACAGGACGAACGCCTTCCTCAACCTCAGCGTCGAGGTTGGCCA ATATCCCAGTACACACAAGCAGATCTCATTGAATCAGTTGATTGGAGAAAAAGTTCAATCAATTTGGATTCTAATCATGGAATTTCTGCATCAAGTTATGTTTTTGCGTTTGCAGCTTTCGA TACCTTCACATCATTACTCTTGTACAATCATTGATATAATCATTGTGATCTTTAGCACCTGCATATTTCACGCatttaaattctttaaatttcATTCCTTTAAGGCCCTCCATAACCTGACTGCCCTCGACCCTGAGTACATGAGTAAGACCATCCTGCCACAGCTCCTGACCCAGACCACAGGCAACATCCTTGTGACCCGACATGGAGCAATCCTTGCTGTGGCCCAAATTGTTCATGGTCTCTCACTTGCGGCTAAAAAGGAAGGGAAGCTCGTTCAGGATGTAATTG GAAATGATGTTCTAAGTGGGATCCGCAACATCGTACCTACGCTGGACGACAGAAAGCTATACCGAGGCATGGGGGGAGAGTACATGAGACAGGCAACTGCAGTACTCATTGAGAAGTGTTCCCTTTCTGCCTTTCCCTTCCACGGCGAGGAAATTTTGC AGAAGTGGCACCTCTTGCTAGAAGATTGCATTGTCTACGTAGATGAGAACATCCGCACAGCCGCCCTGGAAGCACTGCCTTCCTTCTGGTCAGAGTACTTTAGACCCACAACAGAGGAGAGTAGCAAGTGGAGGGACACACTCATAGCTAGATATACAAGCGGACTGATCACCGAGAAAGAGACTCAAAGTTTGGGCTTTGCATCTGCCCTTG gTTGTCTCCCACACCCAATGATCACAGGAAAGTTTGATGTAGTATTGTCAGCTCTCATTGGAGCAACAGAAATAACACCAAACACAGCATCTTGGGCACGGACGAGAAAGGAGGCCATCTGTTCAGTGCTACGTCTGGTAGATACAGTGGGAATCAAGACAGATGGAAAAG CATGTGATTTGGTCTGCAAAGCAAACCTTATGCAAATCTATCAGGCATTGGTGAAGAGTTTAGATGATTACACAATGGACAGGAGAGGAGACATTGGTGCCTGGGTTAGAGAGGCTGCCCTTATTTCTTTacag ACACTGACGGCAAAGGTAGTGGGGGTAGATCCAAGCCTGTTGACTGAAGACGTTGTTGGGGAAATGATGTCCCGTGTCTGTCAGCAAGCAGTCGAGAGAATAGACAGAACAAGAAAGGTGGCCGGAACTGCCTTTGCTGCACTCCTGTATAG CACCCCCAAGGTCCCCCACATTCCAAACACCGAGCAACTGGAGGCCATCTTCCCCAAAGACGTGTGTGATAAGATGAACTGGGCATCAGAGAGCAGCACCTTCGGCCTCTTCATCCAGCTGCTGGACCTCCCAGCCTATAGGAGTCGGGTGCTGCTGGGGGTAACTTACTCTGCTGGTGGAATCTCAGCAAATCTT TCTCGCTACACAAGTGAGGCCTTGCACACGTACCTGAATGCTCGAGCCACCAAAAAGGACCAGCTGGCATGCTTCATGGAGACACTGCTGCAGCTCTTTGCCAGCTATCAGAAGGTTGACCGCATTACCCTGCCCCTCATCAAAACCATAGGGGACTTGCTGAGCTCTTCTGCCGTCCTGGACGTGG TGTTAGAGGAAGACAATGCATTCACATCCCGCCTCATCACACTGCTGAAGAAGGAGTGCCTTAGATCAACTGATTATCACAAGATAGCAGCCGTCATAGCTGTCCTCTGTGAATTATTGAGGACTGAAGGGGCATCTGCCAAAGCATGCCTCActcagctctctctcttccttgggTATCAG taCCCCAAAGTGCGTGCTGTGACAGCAACAAGTTTCTTGACAGCACTACAGGACTATAGTGACAGAGACATTGTACCAGAGGAACACCTTGAAGAGATCACCAATATCCTTGAAGATACAGAGTGGATGGACAACATGGAGGAGGCCAGAAAACAGCGCAACAACCTGTGTAGCCTAATAGGGATAGCAGCACCTCAACCCAAGAAGAAATAG